The following are encoded together in the Triticum dicoccoides isolate Atlit2015 ecotype Zavitan chromosome 6B, WEW_v2.0, whole genome shotgun sequence genome:
- the LOC119325465 gene encoding DNA repair and recombination protein RAD54-like — protein MPSRSKRDRRGSDSDDEEEEEVVTLSSDPDESESEAERGVEAADDDDEYVADSSDAGGVEDESEEGGDSDDGGGDGGRPVRGGRRGAAEPDEERKSQNVDALVRGNLVVRRQPLIPRILSVSDAAAIARKPFKPPCGNGYSENSELLARRLSARKRFVPWGSVQPFAVPNNLQQLPTIASDNSSEKEEPLPSGIEPLILWQPEECDKENNNFTAIEVDHLLVRYLRPHQREGVQFMFDCVSGLLSDDGIAGCILADDMGLGKTLQSITLLYTLLAQGFEGKPMVKRAVIVTPTSLVSNWESEISKWLKGKVHLLALCESTRADVLSGIGSFLKPLSRLQVLIVSYETFRMHSSKFEIPGSCDLLICDEAHRLKNDQTLTNKALAALPCTRRILLSGTPMQNDLEEFFSMVNFTNPGVLGDAAYFRRYYEAPIIRGREPAATAEEKKLGSERSGELSAKVNQFILRRTNALLSNHLPPKIVEVVCCKLTPLQMTLYNHFTHSKNVKRLISEEAKGSKVLAYITALKKLCNHPKLIYDTIKSSKSGGSGFDDCLRFFPPELFQGRSGSWTGGGGMWVELSGKMHVLARLLGHLRLKTDDRIVLVSNYTQTLDLFAQLCRERRYPYVRLDGSTSINKRQKLVNQFNDLSRDEFAFLLSSKAGGCGLNLVGGNRLVLFDPDWNPANDKQAAARVWRDGQKKRVYIYRFLSTGTIEEKVYQRQMAKEGLQRVIQQEQADDKMQDQGNSLSTEDLRDLFTLHDQVRSEIHENLKCDRCNKDHCMPLDGNGLDLDAAKPDTVSTSKEKLYTDIGGFREISGCVQKMNCSNQQIEQPSEEDLRSWGHHSDPSTVPDTILQCSAGEEVSFVFTNQVDGKLVPVESMVRSTAHQPNGVTASGEKEAVKINSPRKPGRQSLLGKNLKMMGFNLKNSSLKSPTKSKGTSPVCLQPFRKTNPSSDHQHSSLKSPTKSKGTYPVCLQPLKKNNPSSDNQPQTKRLHVASDISDDDFV, from the exons ATGCCGTCGAGGAGCAAGCGCGACCGCCGCGGCAGCGAttccgacgacgaggaggaggaggaggtcgtcacCCTCTCCTCCGACCCCGACGAGTCGGAGTCCGAGGCGGAGCGCGGGGTGGAGGcggccgacgacgacgacgagtacGTGGCGGACAGCAGCGATGCGGGCGGCGTCGAGGACGAGTCTGAGGAAGGGGGCGACAGcgatgacggcggcggcgacggcgggcggccaGTCCGGGGCGGGCGGCGTGGCGCTGCGGAACCCGACGAGGAGAGGAAGTCGCAGAACGTGGACGCGCTCGTCAG GGGAAACCTGGTTGTCAGAAGGCAGCCACTTATTCCACGTATCCTTTCAGTTTCTGATGCGGCAGCGATAGCTCGAAAACCATTCAAACCTCCGTGTGGAAACGGATATAGTGAAAATAGTGAGCTTCTTGCTCGGCGCCTTTCAGCCCGTAAAAGATTTGTCCCATGGGGTTCAGTACAGCCATTTGCAGTTCCAAACAATCTTCAGCAGCTGCCTACCATTGCTAGTGATAATTCCTCAGAGAAAGAGGAACCTCTTCCATCTGGCATAGAGCCATTAATTTTGTGGCAACCCGAGGAATGTGACAAAGAGAATAACAATTTTACTGCAATTGAAGTTGATCATCTGCTTGTACGTTACCTTCGTCCTCATCAAAG GGAAGGAGTTCAGTTTATGTTTGATTGTGTCTCTGGGTTGCTAAGTGATGATGGAATCGCTGGATGCATTTTAGCTGATGACATGGG ATTGGGTAAGACTTTACAGTCGATAACTTTACTATATACCCTTCTTGCTCAAGGCTTTGAGGGTAAGCCAATGGTTAAAAGGGCTGTCATTGTAACCCCCACAAGCCTAGTTAGCAACTGGGAATCTGAGATAAGTAAATGGTTAAAAGGCAAAGTGCACCTGCTTGCCCTCTGTGAAAGCACGCGTGCTGATGTTCTTTCTGGAATAGGAAGTTTCTTAAAGCCCTTGAGCCGTCTTCAG GTACTTATCGTATCTTACGAGACCTTCCGCATGCATTCGTCAAAATTTGAAATACCAGGAAGCTGTGACCTTCTCATATGTGATGAGGCTCACAGGCTGAAAAATGACCAAACACTAACAAATAAG GCATTGGCGGCCCTTCCTTGTACACGGCGTATCCTGTTATCAGGTACCCCAATGCAG AATGATTTGGAAGAGTTCTTTTCAATGGTAAATTTTACAAATCCAGGTGTTCTGGGGGATGCCGCATATTTTCGCCGATATTATGAA GCACCAATAATTCGTGGAAGAGAACCCGCAGCAACTGCAGAAGAAAAGAAGTTAGGATCCGAGAGATCTGGAGAGCTTAGTGCAAAAGTAAATCAG TTTATATTGAGACGAACGAATGCCCTGTTGTCCAATCACTTGCCACCAAAG ATTGTTGAAGTAGTGTGCTGCAAGCTGACTCCTTTACAGATGACACTGTACAACCACTTCACACACTCCAAAAAT GTTAAACGCTTGATATCTGAAGAAGCAAAGGGTTCTAAAGTTTTGGCATATATTACTGCTCTTAAGAAATTATGCAACCATCCGAAG CTAATCTATGACACCATAAAGAGTAGCAAGTCAGGAGGCTCCGGTTTCGATGACTGTCTACGCTTTTTCCCTCCAGAACTGTTTCAAGGAAG ATCTGGATCATGGACTGGTGGAGGAGGAATGTGGGTAGAACTATCCGGCAAAATGCATGTGTTGGCTAGATTGCTTGGGCACCTCCGACTGAAAACTGATGACCGTATTGTCCTTGTATCAAATTACACTCAG ACATTAGATTTATTTGCACAATTATGTCGGGAAAGAAGATATCCATATGTTAGACTTGATGGATCAACATCCATTAATAAAAGGCAAAAGTTGGTGAACCAATTCAATGATCTATCTAGA GACGAGTTTGCCTTTCTACTTAGTAGCAAGGCAGGCGGTTGTGGGCTTAATTTGGTGGGTGGAAATCGATTGGTTCTCTTTGACCCAGATTGGAACCCTGCCAATGATAAGCAG GCTGCTGCTAGAGTCTGGAGAGATGGACAAAAGAAGAGAGTGTACATATACAGGTTCTTGAGCACTGGAACCATTGAGGAGAAG GTATATCAGCGTCAAATGGCAAAAGAAGGCCTCCAGAGAGTTATTCAGCAGGAACAAGCGGACGACAAAATGCAGGATCAA GGCAATTCTCTTTCAACAGAAGATCTGCGTGATCTTTTTACTTTGCATGATCAAGTCAG GTCTGAAATACATGAAAATTTGAAGTGCGATCGCTGTAATAAGGATCACTGTATGCCGTTAGATGGTAATGGTTTGGATTTAGATGCCGCTAAGCCTGATACAGTTTCGACATCAAAAGAAAAGTTGTATACTGATATTGGTGGCTTTAGAGAGATCTCTGGATGTGTGCAGAAAATGAATTGTTCAAATCAACAG ATCGAACAACCTTCTGAAGAAGATTTACGAAGTTGGGGCCATCATTCTGATCCATCAACTGTACCTGATACCATCCTCCAGTGTTCTGCTGGTGAAGAG GTTTCTTTTGTTTTCACCAATCAGGTTGATGGGAAACTTGTTCCAGTTGAATCTATGGTGCGATCAACAGCTCATCAACCAAATGGAGTGACCGCTAGTGGAGAAAAAGAAGCGGTGAAAATAAATTCTCCGAGGAAACCTGGAAGGCAATCTTTACTTGGCAAGAATTTGAAGATGATGGGATTCAATTTGAAGAATTCGTCTTTGAAATCTCCAACTAAATCCAAGGGGACATCTCCAGTTTGCTTGCAACCGTTTAGAAAAACCAACCCCTCATCAGATCATCAACATTCATCTTTGAAATCTCCAACTAAATCCAAGGGGACATATCCAGTTTGCTTGCAACCATTGAAGAAAAACAACCCCTCATCAGATAATCAACCTCAGACTAAAAGACTTCATGTTGCTTCTGATATATCCGATGATGAttttgtttga